Proteins encoded by one window of Betaproteobacteria bacterium:
- a CDS encoding N-acyl homoserine lactonase family protein, giving the protein MAASSAAMAQAKVYWTTSGMFGPFDIRGLIPALPVEKSRQITIPVSMWVIDHPKGLVVFDTGNNVAIIDNCKAYWAAGNCDFLKPSQKRDDVIDMQLKKLGYSADKVKVVVTSHSHLDHIGNIEMFPNAIHVGQKKEMYQGWWPEKFQGRTTPGSFVMADIDNAREFNYLELNGDYDLFGDGSIQILSTPGHTIGHQSMKVKLASGHSIIITQDAVWMKENLEGYPAGLNYSVKDYTDSVTRLKMMRDLEGTDLFMAHDGDQFKEKGQRWYK; this is encoded by the coding sequence TTGGCCGCATCTTCTGCCGCCATGGCGCAGGCCAAGGTGTACTGGACGACGAGCGGCATGTTCGGCCCGTTCGACATCCGCGGTCTGATCCCCGCGCTGCCCGTCGAGAAGTCCCGCCAGATCACGATTCCTGTGAGCATGTGGGTCATCGATCACCCGAAGGGTCTGGTCGTGTTCGACACCGGTAACAACGTCGCCATCATCGACAACTGCAAGGCCTATTGGGCCGCGGGCAACTGCGACTTCCTCAAGCCGAGCCAGAAGCGCGACGACGTGATCGACATGCAACTGAAGAAGCTGGGCTACTCCGCCGACAAGGTGAAGGTCGTCGTGACGTCGCACTCCCACCTCGACCACATCGGTAACATCGAGATGTTCCCGAATGCGATCCACGTGGGCCAGAAGAAGGAAATGTATCAAGGCTGGTGGCCGGAGAAGTTCCAGGGCCGTACGACGCCCGGCTCGTTCGTGATGGCCGACATCGACAATGCACGCGAGTTCAACTACCTCGAACTCAACGGCGACTACGATCTCTTCGGTGACGGTTCCATCCAGATCCTGAGCACCCCTGGCCACACCATCGGCCACCAGTCGATGAAGGTCAAGCTGGCTTCCGGCCACTCGATCATCATCACGCAGGACGCCGTGTGGATGAAGGAAAACCTGGAAGGCTATCCCGCCGGCCTGAACTACAGCGTCAAGGACTACACCGACTCTGTTACGCGCCTCAAGATGATGCGTGACCTGGAAGGTACCGACCTGTTCATGGCGCACGACGGCGATCAGTTCAAGGAAAAAGGCCAGCGCTGGTACAAGTAA
- a CDS encoding AFG1 family ATPase, with protein MHPASRGNGFVDGFEARARSHGFSLDAAQRRALTHFSRVEAGLQAAARPPSRSLLRWFQSRPSAPVRGLYLWGGVGRGKSFLMDSFFEVSSVERKRRAHFHRFMQEIHADLRRLQGTEEPMREVAARVASEARLLCLDEFQVTDIGDAMLMRKLLEGLVEEGVTLVTTSNTRPDQLYLHGLQRSQFLPAIAILEEHLEVVHMDDGTDYRQAALERAGTWHVPPGDRSDGELAAMFHEVAAEAGEAGTTLTIEGREVPVRCVAGGVAWFDFTALCDGPRAQADYIELARRYHTVFLSGVPVFKAVGESDRMRRFTWLVDEFYDRRVKLIVTAESDPVGLYSAIRSSSEQERTASRLTEMQSHRYLGEPHLG; from the coding sequence GTGCACCCCGCTTCGCGCGGAAATGGATTCGTCGACGGGTTCGAGGCACGCGCGCGCTCCCACGGATTCTCCCTCGACGCAGCCCAGCGGCGGGCCTTGACCCATTTCTCGCGGGTGGAAGCCGGGTTGCAGGCGGCAGCCCGGCCGCCTTCCCGGTCGCTGTTGCGCTGGTTCCAGTCCAGGCCATCCGCGCCGGTGCGGGGACTCTATCTCTGGGGCGGCGTCGGCCGGGGCAAGAGCTTTCTCATGGACAGCTTCTTCGAGGTTTCGTCCGTCGAGCGCAAGCGCCGGGCGCACTTCCATCGCTTCATGCAGGAGATCCATGCCGATCTGCGCCGGCTCCAGGGAACGGAGGAGCCGATGCGCGAAGTGGCGGCCCGCGTGGCCTCCGAGGCACGTCTGCTGTGTCTCGACGAGTTCCAGGTCACCGACATCGGCGACGCGATGCTGATGCGCAAGCTGCTGGAAGGATTGGTGGAGGAGGGCGTCACGCTCGTCACCACGTCCAACACCCGTCCCGATCAGCTCTATCTTCACGGCCTGCAGCGTTCGCAGTTTCTTCCGGCCATCGCCATTCTCGAGGAGCATCTCGAGGTGGTGCACATGGACGACGGCACCGACTACCGTCAGGCAGCGCTGGAGCGCGCCGGCACGTGGCACGTCCCCCCAGGGGATCGATCCGATGGCGAACTGGCCGCGATGTTCCACGAGGTGGCCGCGGAGGCAGGGGAGGCCGGGACCACCCTGACCATCGAGGGTCGCGAGGTGCCGGTCCGATGCGTCGCCGGCGGAGTCGCGTGGTTCGACTTCACTGCCCTGTGCGACGGTCCGAGGGCGCAGGCCGACTACATCGAGCTGGCGCGCCGCTATCACACGGTGTTCCTGTCGGGCGTGCCGGTTTTCAAGGCCGTGGGCGAATCCGACCGCATGCGCCGGTTCACCTGGCTGGTGGACGAGTTCTACGACCGCCGGGTCAAGCTCATCGTGACCGCCGAAAGCGATCCGGTCGGGCTATATTCGGCCATCCGGTCCAGCTCCGAACAGGAGCGCACGGCCAGCCGGCTCACCGAGATGCAGTCCCACCGCTACCTCGGCGAACCGCATCTGGGCTGA
- the lpdA gene encoding dihydrolipoyl dehydrogenase, whose protein sequence is MAKQFDVVVIGAGPGGYVAAIRAAQLGLSTVCIDAWKNNAGKPSLGGTCLNVGCIPSKALLESSENYERAAHKFADHGIHVGEVSLDVAKMQARKDKIVDTFTTGIALLFKKNKVTSMHGFGRFAGMNGSSYLIEVAGDGPPETVEGKHVIVATGSIPRALPGVDVDNTLVCDNTGALSFSEVPKRLAVIGAGVIGVEMGSVWRRLGSEVTILEALPSFLAAADEQIAKEAYRQFTGPLGLKIYTGAKVAGVKRGSNSVTVEYEDREGTRHVSEFDRLVVAIGRAPNTRGLNAESVGLKLDERGYVEVDSLCRTNLPNVFAIGDAVRGPMLAHKSSEEGVVVAETIAGQAAHIDLDTIPWVIYTAPEIAWVGRTEQDLKAQGVAYRSGQFPFIASGRARALGETAGFVKMLADTGTDRILGVHIIGPYASELISEAVVAMEFGATSEDIARIVHAHPTLSEAMHEAALGVAKRTLNI, encoded by the coding sequence ATGGCCAAACAATTCGACGTCGTCGTGATCGGTGCCGGCCCGGGGGGGTATGTCGCGGCCATCCGTGCGGCGCAGCTGGGACTGTCCACGGTCTGCATCGATGCCTGGAAGAACAACGCGGGCAAACCGAGTCTCGGGGGCACCTGCCTCAACGTCGGATGCATTCCCTCCAAGGCGCTCCTCGAATCGTCCGAGAACTACGAGCGCGCGGCCCACAAGTTCGCCGACCACGGCATCCACGTGGGCGAAGTGAGTCTCGACGTCGCGAAGATGCAGGCGCGCAAGGACAAGATCGTGGATACGTTCACGACCGGCATCGCGCTTCTCTTCAAGAAGAACAAGGTCACGTCGATGCATGGCTTCGGCCGTTTCGCCGGCATGAACGGCTCGTCGTACCTGATCGAGGTGGCGGGCGATGGTCCGCCCGAGACGGTGGAAGGCAAGCACGTCATCGTGGCGACGGGTTCCATTCCGCGGGCGCTTCCGGGCGTGGACGTGGACAACACGCTGGTCTGCGACAACACCGGTGCGCTGTCCTTTTCCGAGGTTCCGAAGCGGCTGGCGGTCATCGGCGCGGGTGTCATCGGTGTCGAGATGGGCAGCGTCTGGCGCCGCCTCGGTTCGGAAGTCACCATTCTCGAGGCGCTGCCTTCGTTCCTCGCCGCCGCGGACGAACAGATCGCCAAGGAAGCCTATCGCCAGTTCACCGGACCCCTGGGTCTGAAGATCTACACCGGCGCGAAGGTCGCGGGTGTCAAGCGCGGCTCGAATTCCGTCACGGTGGAGTACGAGGACCGCGAAGGCACCCGTCACGTCTCGGAGTTCGACCGCCTGGTGGTCGCCATCGGCCGCGCGCCGAACACGAGGGGGCTCAACGCCGAGTCCGTGGGGCTCAAGCTGGACGAAAGGGGTTACGTGGAGGTCGACAGTCTCTGCCGCACCAATCTGCCGAATGTCTTCGCGATCGGCGATGCGGTTCGCGGCCCGATGCTCGCACACAAGTCGTCCGAGGAAGGCGTGGTGGTGGCCGAGACCATCGCGGGACAGGCTGCGCATATCGACCTGGACACGATTCCGTGGGTCATCTACACGGCACCCGAAATCGCCTGGGTGGGACGCACCGAACAGGACCTCAAGGCGCAGGGCGTTGCGTATCGTTCGGGCCAGTTCCCGTTCATCGCGTCGGGGCGGGCCCGCGCGCTGGGCGAGACGGCCGGTTTCGTGAAGATGCTGGCGGATACCGGGACGGATCGCATCCTGGGCGTCCACATCATCGGTCCCTATGCCTCGGAACTCATCTCCGAGGCGGTGGTGGCGATGGAGTTCGGGGCGACGAGCGAGGACATCGCCCGGATCGTTCATGCGCACCCGACACTGTCCGAGGCGATGCACGAAGCGGCGCTGGGCGTAGCAAAACGCACGCTGAACATCTAG
- a CDS encoding cupin domain-containing protein, which yields MRFMPSLASAALALAALTPIAGIAAENEELNWQYVPGVPKPIEMAVVSGDPTQPGPYVVRYRMPSGMKMAPHRYPDERELTIVKGIYWIVPGESYNWRDMNEYKQGAVIVKEAGKAYFSWARTAVVLEEKGTGPTAIEYVHPEDDPRNKRVRRPSSAE from the coding sequence ATGCGTTTCATGCCGTCGCTCGCCAGTGCGGCACTGGCTCTCGCCGCTCTCACCCCCATCGCGGGGATTGCAGCGGAGAACGAAGAACTCAATTGGCAGTACGTCCCCGGGGTCCCCAAGCCCATCGAGATGGCCGTCGTCTCCGGCGACCCCACCCAACCGGGACCGTATGTGGTGCGCTACCGGATGCCCTCCGGCATGAAGATGGCCCCGCACCGGTATCCCGATGAACGGGAGCTCACCATCGTCAAGGGCATCTACTGGATCGTGCCCGGTGAAAGCTACAACTGGCGGGACATGAACGAGTACAAGCAGGGCGCCGTCATCGTGAAGGAGGCGGGCAAGGCCTACTTCTCCTGGGCTCGCACGGCCGTCGTGCTGGAAGAAAAGGGAACGGGCCCCACTGCGATCGAATACGTGCATCCCGAGGACGACCCGCGCAACAAGCGCGTGCGGCGGCCGTCCTCGGCGGAATGA
- a CDS encoding cupin domain-containing protein, whose translation MPPCLSRCIALLVLTASAMPLAQSEYAPMTSVFPADLKWANFPIIPKGIQLATVYGDPSKPGPYIFRARMSAGTKLFAHRHPDERWVTVLQGTYRSAVGENFDLATATEYPEGSFYVTEANAPHFSYAVTDVIVQEQGVGPTGMAYVHDEDDPRRRH comes from the coding sequence ATGCCCCCTTGTCTCAGCCGCTGCATCGCCCTCCTCGTCCTGACCGCCTCGGCCATGCCGCTCGCCCAGAGCGAATACGCTCCGATGACCAGCGTCTTCCCGGCCGATCTCAAGTGGGCGAACTTCCCCATCATTCCCAAGGGAATCCAGCTGGCTACCGTGTATGGCGACCCCTCCAAGCCCGGCCCCTACATATTCCGGGCCCGAATGTCGGCCGGTACCAAGCTCTTTGCCCATCGTCACCCGGACGAGCGCTGGGTGACCGTCCTGCAGGGAACCTACCGCTCGGCCGTGGGCGAGAACTTCGACCTCGCCACGGCGACCGAATACCCGGAGGGCAGCTTCTACGTGACAGAGGCGAATGCGCCGCACTTCAGTTACGCCGTGACCGACGTCATCGTGCAGGAGCAAGGGGTCGGCCCCACGGGCATGGCGTACGTGCACGACGAAGACGATCCACGCCGCCGGCACTGA
- a CDS encoding ABC transporter ATP-binding protein has protein sequence MTSAIALESVSKHYGPKQIIHDVSFTVEPGEIVGFLGPNGAGKTTTMRMISGFTTATSGTIRVAGFDMATQNAEAARRLGYLPEHPPLYDTLEVRSYLRFVATVKGVPSSRMASELDRVLTACRLETVVRREIYKLSKGYRQRVGLAQALLGDPEVLLLDEPTAGLDPGQIQETREVIRSFGEKHAVLLSTHILPEVTLICQRVAILNQGRLLAIDSPSGLQKASEKTNRVTMVVSGDGESLRAALKEIDGVLDVSVRPASAEGSRLAVECQTDARDGIESDIAREVTRKWSLHRLQREQPTLENVFLSYIGGQAA, from the coding sequence GTGACCTCTGCCATCGCGCTCGAATCCGTATCGAAGCACTACGGTCCCAAGCAGATCATCCACGATGTCTCCTTCACCGTCGAACCCGGTGAAATCGTGGGCTTTCTCGGCCCCAACGGCGCCGGCAAGACGACGACCATGCGGATGATCTCCGGCTTCACCACGGCCACATCGGGCACCATTCGGGTCGCCGGATTCGACATGGCCACGCAGAACGCCGAAGCCGCACGGAGGCTCGGGTACCTGCCCGAACATCCTCCCCTCTACGACACGCTGGAAGTCCGGAGCTACCTCAGGTTCGTCGCCACCGTGAAGGGGGTGCCCTCGTCGCGCATGGCGTCGGAACTCGACCGCGTGCTGACGGCCTGCCGGCTGGAAACCGTGGTCCGCCGGGAGATCTACAAGCTGTCCAAGGGTTACCGGCAGCGAGTCGGACTGGCGCAGGCCCTGCTGGGAGATCCCGAGGTGCTTCTGCTGGACGAACCTACGGCCGGCCTCGACCCCGGACAGATCCAGGAGACCCGCGAAGTGATCCGCTCCTTCGGCGAGAAGCATGCGGTTCTGCTGAGCACGCACATTCTTCCCGAGGTCACGCTCATCTGCCAGCGCGTCGCCATCCTGAATCAGGGCAGGTTGCTGGCAATCGATTCCCCGTCCGGCCTGCAGAAGGCTTCCGAGAAGACCAACCGCGTCACCATGGTCGTGAGCGGGGACGGGGAGAGCCTGCGCGCCGCGCTGAAGGAGATCGACGGCGTGCTCGATGTGAGCGTCAGACCGGCCAGCGCCGAAGGCTCGCGGCTGGCCGTGGAGTGCCAGACCGATGCGCGCGACGGCATCGAGTCCGACATTGCCCGCGAAGTCACCCGCAAGTGGTCGCTGCATCGGTTGCAGCGCGAACAGCCAACGCTGGAGAACGTGTTCCTCAGCTACATCGGGGGGCAGGCCGCATGA
- a CDS encoding propionate--CoA ligase gives MGKTYDAFHRRSIEDRDGFWREQAQLIDWHKPFGQVLDYSRPPFARWYAGGETNLCHNALDRHLAARGDQPALVFISTETEVRQTYTYRQLFDEVNRCAAVLKDLGVAAGDRVLIYMPMIPEAAVAMLACARIGAIHSVVFGGFASHSLATRIDDARPKVIVSSDAGMRAGKVVKYKPLLDEAISLSAAKPEKVLMVDRGLDPGFARVPGRDVDWAEQRAAHDGTQVPVTWLESNEPSYILYTSGTTGKPKGVQRDVGGYAVALAASMKHVYCGAPGETMFTTSDIGWVVGHSYIVYAPLIAGMTTIFYEGVPIRPDAGIWWKIVQDFKVSVMFSAPTAIRVLKKQDENFIRKHDLSSLKHLFLAGEPLDEPTHRWISDVLGKPVIDHYWQTETGWPMLTSLPGVEQTAIKFGSPSFPAYGYDLRLFREDGSEAGANEKAVVGVVPPLPPGCLSTVWGDDDRFVKTYFSMFRDRPIYSSFDWGIRDGEGYYYILGRTDDVINVAGHRLGTREIEEAVQSHAAVAEVAVVGVADQLKGQMPLAFAVVKDPARVATAEARAALEKEVMATVDGQLGAIARPSRVHFVSLLPKTRSGKLLRRSIQALAEGRDPGDLTTLEDAGALEQIRQAIAG, from the coding sequence ATGGGCAAGACGTACGACGCATTTCACCGCCGCTCGATCGAAGACCGCGACGGCTTCTGGCGCGAGCAGGCGCAACTCATCGACTGGCACAAGCCGTTCGGACAGGTGCTGGACTACTCCAGACCCCCGTTCGCCCGCTGGTACGCGGGTGGCGAAACCAACCTGTGCCACAACGCCCTCGACCGGCATCTCGCCGCGCGGGGCGACCAGCCCGCGCTGGTGTTCATATCCACGGAGACCGAGGTACGGCAGACCTACACCTACCGTCAGCTCTTCGACGAAGTGAACCGGTGCGCCGCGGTCCTGAAGGACCTCGGCGTCGCGGCCGGCGACCGGGTCCTCATCTACATGCCGATGATTCCCGAGGCCGCCGTTGCCATGCTGGCATGCGCGCGCATCGGCGCCATCCATTCCGTGGTGTTCGGGGGTTTCGCATCCCACAGCCTCGCCACGCGCATCGATGACGCGCGTCCCAAGGTGATCGTCTCCTCGGATGCCGGCATGCGGGCGGGCAAGGTGGTCAAGTACAAGCCCCTGCTCGACGAGGCCATCTCCCTGTCTGCGGCCAAGCCGGAAAAGGTGCTGATGGTCGATCGCGGGCTCGATCCCGGATTCGCGCGCGTGCCCGGCCGCGATGTCGACTGGGCGGAGCAGCGTGCCGCACATGACGGTACTCAGGTGCCGGTGACCTGGCTGGAGTCGAACGAGCCGTCGTACATCCTGTACACCTCCGGCACCACGGGCAAACCCAAGGGCGTGCAGCGCGATGTGGGCGGATACGCCGTCGCGCTCGCGGCCTCCATGAAGCATGTGTACTGCGGCGCTCCCGGCGAGACGATGTTCACGACTTCCGACATCGGCTGGGTGGTGGGACATTCGTACATCGTGTACGCGCCGCTCATCGCGGGCATGACCACCATCTTCTACGAAGGCGTGCCGATCCGGCCGGATGCCGGCATCTGGTGGAAGATCGTCCAGGACTTCAAGGTGAGCGTGATGTTCTCGGCGCCCACGGCGATACGTGTGCTCAAGAAACAGGACGAGAACTTCATCCGCAAGCATGACCTCTCGTCACTCAAGCACCTGTTCCTTGCGGGCGAGCCGCTCGACGAGCCGACGCACCGCTGGATCAGCGACGTCCTGGGCAAGCCCGTCATCGACCACTACTGGCAGACCGAGACCGGCTGGCCCATGCTCACCAGCCTGCCGGGCGTGGAGCAGACGGCCATCAAATTCGGCAGCCCGTCCTTTCCGGCCTACGGGTACGACCTGCGACTGTTCCGCGAGGACGGTTCGGAGGCCGGCGCCAACGAGAAGGCCGTCGTGGGGGTCGTGCCGCCTCTGCCCCCGGGTTGCCTCAGCACCGTGTGGGGAGACGACGACCGGTTCGTGAAAACGTATTTCTCCATGTTCCGCGACCGACCCATCTATTCGTCCTTCGATTGGGGCATTCGCGACGGAGAGGGTTACTACTACATCCTCGGGCGCACCGACGACGTGATCAACGTCGCCGGGCATCGGCTGGGAACGAGGGAGATCGAGGAAGCCGTGCAGAGTCACGCCGCCGTTGCGGAGGTCGCGGTCGTCGGCGTGGCGGATCAGTTGAAAGGCCAGATGCCGCTTGCGTTCGCGGTGGTGAAGGACCCAGCCCGGGTGGCAACCGCCGAAGCGCGCGCCGCATTGGAAAAGGAAGTCATGGCGACGGTCGACGGCCAGCTCGGCGCCATTGCACGCCCGTCACGGGTTCATTTCGTGTCTCTGCTGCCCAAGACCCGCAGCGGCAAGCTGTTGCGGCGCAGCATCCAGGCGCTGGCAGAGGGGCGCGATCCCGGCGATCTGACCACGCTCGAGGACGCGGGCGCCCTCGAGCAGATCAGGCAGGCGATCGCAGGCTGA
- a CDS encoding oxidoreductase → MSTFKALRIFNEDNKVASRIVDMSVDELDRGDVLIRAEYSSINYKDALAATGAGKIIRRFPCNGGIDVAGTVESSTDPAFKPGDKVICTSYDLGVAHDGGYAGYVRVPAGWVVPLPAGLTTFEAMALGTAGFTAGLAVARMEANGLKPGNGPVVVSGATGGVGSIAVDILAGLGYDVTALTGKEAESDYLKGLGAKQVMLRSSLDLAKIRPLDKATWAGAVDNLGGDVLSWMASTMQIGAPIASIGLAASFQFNTTVMPFILRGVTLCGVDSVNCEMAPRRDVWRRLGSDMKPKHLGSMTRTLAFDDLPAAFDAFVKGQVKGRTVVKVG, encoded by the coding sequence ATGAGCACGTTCAAGGCATTGCGCATCTTCAACGAGGACAACAAGGTCGCGAGCCGCATCGTCGACATGTCCGTGGACGAACTCGACCGCGGCGACGTCCTCATCCGGGCCGAATATTCGAGCATCAACTACAAGGATGCGCTGGCCGCCACCGGCGCCGGCAAGATCATCCGGCGCTTCCCCTGTAACGGCGGCATCGACGTCGCCGGCACGGTCGAGTCCTCCACGGACCCTGCATTCAAGCCGGGCGACAAGGTGATCTGCACGAGTTACGACCTGGGCGTGGCGCATGACGGAGGTTACGCCGGCTACGTGCGCGTACCGGCCGGGTGGGTGGTGCCGTTACCCGCGGGTCTTACCACGTTCGAGGCGATGGCACTGGGGACGGCGGGTTTCACCGCCGGACTCGCCGTGGCACGCATGGAGGCGAACGGACTCAAGCCGGGCAATGGTCCGGTGGTCGTGTCCGGTGCGACCGGCGGCGTCGGATCGATCGCCGTCGACATCCTCGCGGGGCTGGGCTACGACGTGACCGCGCTCACGGGCAAGGAGGCCGAATCCGACTATCTCAAGGGCCTGGGCGCGAAGCAGGTGATGCTCCGTTCGTCGCTGGACCTCGCGAAGATCCGGCCCCTGGACAAGGCCACCTGGGCCGGTGCCGTCGACAATCTGGGCGGAGACGTGCTTTCGTGGATGGCCAGCACCATGCAGATCGGCGCGCCCATCGCATCCATCGGGCTGGCGGCCAGCTTCCAGTTCAATACGACGGTCATGCCGTTCATCCTCCGTGGCGTGACGCTGTGCGGCGTGGACTCCGTCAATTGCGAAATGGCGCCCCGGCGCGACGTGTGGCGCCGGCTCGGATCGGACATGAAGCCGAAGCACCTCGGGTCCATGACCCGGACGCTTGCGTTCGACGATCTGCCGGCCGCGTTCGATGCCTTCGTGAAGGGCCAGGTGAAGGGCAGGACAGTGGTGAAGGTCGGCTGA